The sequence tgctggagaggagaggagagatgaggagaggagaggagaggggaagcaGCACAGTCCTTGCACTCCCCTCCCTCTGAAACCGGAGCGCTCCTCTGGGGCAGCCACAGGGCCCTGGTCCCTGTGCCTACTCTCCCTGCCCTGGAGCAGAGCCCCACCGCTCCcaaggtcaacacacacacacacacacacacacacacacacacacacacaaagactcaccGCTCCTGAAATCCAGCTGGCATAGTCGCTGCAGAGGTAGGCGGCGAGGTTCGCAATCTCTCCTGGCGTTCCCAGACGGCCAGTCGGAATCCTGCCAATCATTGACTTCTCGAACATCCCGGTGGGATCCAAACGACTGAATGCACCCTTCAAAAGGACAGTccacagttacgtgtcagtgaCAGAACACTGTTGTACACCCAAAGACTAAATGTAAGGATTGTATCTGCTAATGTCAACCTTTGATATATTTTATCCAGTGCAGTTtgtcaataacaacaaaaacactaaCGTCCAAAAAGAAACATGCAGTGAATGACTGACTGCCAGCAACTGAATTATTAAATCTTAAATCATTATAATCATTAATTAAGCCTAGATTCTTGACAATATGACCTTCAAAATTAgttcttctacagtccttaaaAAAGGCTTAGCAAAGGCAGGGGACCTAATGTTATGTCCTGGCATAGTATAGGACTGAGGAGGAAGAACAGCACATTGTTAATGGGAAACCAGACTGAAAACGATCCATACAGACTAACTGTTTCATGCCAAGGCTATAGAGCCAAAAACACTCCCATATTTTAGCTCCTGCCATGGAGTGAGTCATCTAATTGCACCTCAAAAGGTGGAATAAATACTTAAGTCCTCAATGCACATACTTCCTGTGCAATCTACACACTTCTGAGCAGTACAATCCGCCAATGCTGAGATTTGGGTcaagaaatgtaaaaaatgtaagaaatgtaaaaaagagcTACAGTATATAATACCCATGGTTTAGGACATAATGTTACATCACAAGAAGCAGATTTGTTTGCGTCACCAAAACCAttcgcaacccccccccccctcccaccccaacACAGCATCAGTCCTCATTTGCCACAGAGGGGGAAGAGACAGGAGGAAGCGGGATGCTCTGGTGTGATGCGCTACCTTGGTCCTGATTGGTCCGGGTTGAATCACGTTGAACCTCATGCCGTAGCGTCCCCACTCGGCGGCCAGGGACCTGtggtacaaacacacgcatCCTTCCTCAGACTGTGATAGCGAGCGACCGGATAGGCGGGCAGGCCGGCCAACGGGCAGTCCTGCGGCGAGCCCCGCGCTCGGCCTCTTTCTCATTAAACTCTCCTGATGGGGTTAACGCTCAGGCTGCGGGTACAATTATCTCCAAGAGAGCGCCAGTGTTCTGGCCACTTGTTTTCATGCTGTTTATTCCAACAACACAAATAAAACCGAAAGCTGAacacagagaggaaaggagggaatagctgtgtgtgtctgtatgtgtctgtgtgtgtgtctgtgtgtgtgtgtgtgtgtgtgtgtgtgtgtgtgtgtgtgtgtgtgtgtgtttcttaggGTCAATCCAAATCACTCAAAGAAAAAGATCAGTGGAAAGGCTTGGGTAGGGAGGGGGGACTTGCAGATTGATTTGTTCCTAGTCAGCATCAAGGATCTAATGCATACTGAATGAGCAAAATATAGGTCCAAAAATAGACCGTGCCCAGAGAATTGGTGTgagataaaaaagaaaaaaagaattggGGGTTTGGGGGTTTTGCTACCTAACCCTGATTTAGATGTAGCATTAACAGAGAGAACAGTGGGGTCAATGTTTCAGGTGAACAACCACACAGAAAAGCCAAGAGTTCCATCAGTTGCAAATGAATAGAGGCAGATAGTGACCCCCTGACAAAAAGGTGTCTTGCACATAGAATACAAATGGACTAGTCAGCTTTACCTCAGCAAATATCTACTCTTCTTAAGGCACACAGTTATGAGGGTTAACCCTTTctttatactgtacatgcacgtAACCCTTTCTTTATACATAGCTGATCTCATTTTCAAATCGGGTAACAACCACACGTGACCCCATGCCCCACATGCAGTTTCGAGGTGGTCTCAGTGTGGTTTATGTCAGTGtccgtgtctgtatgtgtgtctgtgtgtctttctgagtgtgtgtacgtttcGCTAGCCCGGTTCTTTCCCCTCGTTAACCATCTGTCTGAGGGAAGAGGTAGGAGCACAATGACCCATTCATCACAGTAATGCCCTTTTCAGTGTGCCTGTAAAAAGGGAAATGGGGAGATGTGTCTTACAAGGGGAGAGGGAGCGAGCCACACCAGCGCACAGGGCAGTGTACTCATCACTGTTTTAACACATTTCATGCCATAGAAGACAACTGGACTGGCCCCTGCTATCCCATTTATGTATTTCAGGCCAAGGCCATAATATTGGAGGCCTGAGgctgatatactgtacattagatatTAATCTGATTTATCTGGTGAGCTAACGACCCCAATGAGAGTATATTTGCTGCAACATGTATACAGACATCTCTGAGGTATATTTGATTTGCTTTCTGAGTGAATGTTTCAGTGGGAATTCATGTTTTCTAATGAGTGGCCTGTCTACACCAAGGGAAAGGGGAAAACTGCCCTGTCCACTGATGTATTCCTGCAGTTTCGATCCATCTTCATTGCGGGCAACTTTCCCAGGGAGATCAGGACGGGGGCTCCACATTTAGGATGTAAATTAAAAGTGCGGTCACACTCATTAATGCTAATAAATGCACCcctttaaaaatacattaaggtGGCGTGACGATGGGTGGGACTTTTTCCCCCAAACGTTTACAAATGGGGGGGCTGCACAGAAGCAACTACCATTTGCGTGTTTCTATGAAGTGGTATGCTAGACGTACTTGCACATAGCTTCCACACCAGCCTTGGCAGAGGCACTGGGGACCACAAAGCCAGAGCCACTCTCTGCATAGATGGTGGTAATGGCCAAGAACGCAGCCCCTGGAAAAACAAATAAGCAGAGAAATCAATCAATAACTAATCAAAGCAAAGTGTGGGCCCAGCTCCTGGCTTCACTTGACCTGAGAAAAGAGACAACTCCTTCAGCCACTCAAAAATCAGTTTCAGTCTAAAGCTCAAGCGAATGAATGACAAACATACTCGCAATTAGGACTGCACCGGTCCACCTCCAAGCATGGGAATTAAAGGACATCATTAATTTAAACGCAGCGAGCTTCACAAAGTGCTGCCACCAATGGCTAGCGACGCAGCACAATCAATGAAACAAACATTAAAGAAAGGGTAGACTCTCTATGGAAGCCTCTTAATTGCTCAACGGTGTAAATGGCAAATTAGAGACATCGTCTCTGCGTTGTGACTGCGACGTTCCCTCACAATGGCCTGATTGCAATTTCATTAATAACTGTTTtcggaggaggagggaaaaggTCAGTACAATCAAAGGATGGGCAAGCCCTCCGCAAGATCAACACAGACTGAGGAGGACAACGTTAGTGTTGGGGCATCAAGCAAAATCGTATGGTGGGTGGTCTTTAGGCATCCAGCTCTACAGTATGGTTCTGTGTAGGGCCCATGCCCTTTGAGTATGCATGGCTAGAGTAGGATGCAGCACACAACCCAAAGAGGACCTCAGGCACTGGACAGTAAGGACTGCATTACTACATGCAGTGTCTGCGCTGCCTTACGGTTGATGGGACAGTTAAAGGATGAATGATGTGTCAACTGAAAGGATAAACAATGTGCATATTTCTATAAGGCCGGGTGCACTTTAAGTAAAAAGTAGTGACTGATATTTAATAGAAAATCGTATCCAAAGTGACGCGGACTCACAATGCTGGGTTCAGGAATCATATCCAGGCCAACCAATTGTCAGGCAGCGACCCCACTGCTGCTCCGCCAAACCTTCTGTATAACTTCTATATGACTGGTAGGGATATGACTCCATTGCTTTGATGGCAATTTAATTTTCGTATGTAATTAGTTATTCCAACCAAAATCTCAGCCCAACACATCGTTGTAATTAGTGTAATGCTAATGTTTCCATCACATCACATACATTGAATAACACAGATGAACACAAATATTTACTTAATTAGTAATTACTGGGTACAACAGAGAATGTATCAAGGGCCGCCTGACAACTGGTCAACCTAGGCTCGATTCCCAAACCCACCTTTACAAGACCatatcactttggataaaagtgtatGTTATACATCATTCAACTTTAAAACGAGTGAAAGGATTACAAGGTTAAATGGTGCAGCAGCATGCTTTGGGGAGCAGTTTTCAGTGGAATCGATTGACCAATAGGTTTTACCCTCAGCAATGGAGGGGTGTGTCTGCCACCCTGTGGTCTTAGCAGAGCAATACAACCGAGTTTCCATTTGGAATCTGAAATGACTCTCAGTGCTCATTGGAtaaaaaacaagaaaacactAAGTGGGCCAGTGGTAGTCTTAAAAGAGACAGTATGGGACAGTTTGATAATTTTGAACCCTGTTTTTATATGCAACTAGTAATCGCATCATCGTAAAATTTATTTTCatggtatagaccctttcaagagagttccattatcagcatcatagttggccccacaaggcttccgttttaacattccatatgttatcttaatgcagaggaagtagattggggcccaaatagaacgttcaagcattgtttttgtttttattgttggaAGGGTCCATATTGGCATGTGAGGTATACATGAACAAACCTGTTGTTCCAACTAGCTGCTTATTCTATGCGTGGTGCTATCCTTTTTCCACTGACTACAAAATATGCACTTTATATGTGCCGATATAACACCATGGGTCCGAGTTCGAAAGTGAAGttgaataaaccaatcacacacacaaccagtgttaaattctgatctatctatcttttattaattaactACGGCCTGACGCTGCCCATGTTGTGCGTCTGACATCGCTCTGGCCACAGTGTGCATGTACTGTTGGCAAAATATTTTAGAATGAACCTATATGATACCCACAGAAAACCTGCCAGCTGAATATGAAACACTTGGTTAAGATTGCCAAGTACCGTAAACATGGTTTAGATGGAAACATCAGGCAAGTCTATTCTTTGAATGTGGGATAGAGACAATGCATGCAAAATGTGCAAACCTTTTTCAGCTTTAATGAGGCGCTTCCCAATTTCCAGCGTTACAAAGGCCGTGCCGTTCAGCACAATGTCTGTGATGGTCCTCCAGGCATTCGCAGACAGCTTCTCTGAGGGGGAGACGAAATTACCTGCAGCATTGTTGATTACCACCTGTGGAATGGAAAAACCATCAGACAGACAGCTCGTCCCGGCCTTAGGAGGAATAATTATGCTGTTCTCCCAGCATGAACATATGTGGGGTTTCGGTGAAAAAAATGAGCTGAAGTTCATGTTGATCAGATTTCTATTCTTTCCTAGTGCCTTAGAGTAAAGTAGTTCAACACTGATGTGCCAACTCAAAGCAATGCTGATGTTCTCCATATCAGTACGCTATATAGCAACGGTTATTTGCACAAATGCACTTGTCATTCTCTCTATAGAAAGAAACATCTGCCAGACAACATGGCAGGCAAAAGAAACCTAAGAAAACAAGGTGAAGTGACAGATCTGTGATGAGGCCTTCACAGTGCAGGCAGTGTAGCGCAGAGTTTGTACCTACATCAGGGAGACCCACGTCACTGATCAGCTTCGTCACAGCAGCCTCTATAGACGCTGGGTCCCGCACATCACACTTCAAAGCATGGACCTGTTGGAGGAATACTGCCCAAGTGATTCAAAGGCTCAAAACACACCAAATATAGATTTCGGGACACCATTACGACACCTTGGGAAGCATAAGGTACAGGTGATCAGTCTCTACAGCAGGAGAAATTATGTGTTCCAGTAAAGTAAGCAACCACTAACAAAGTATTAAAATTAGGATCACTTACACATCATAAAGACATTTATTAAATATAACTTGCTATAAGTTGCTAATTTAACAAGTAAAAAGTGAATTGTAGGTGTCTGATGCAATCTTATGTTGACAGGCAATCACACAATCACATCCCCTACACAATCTCAGATACATATAGATTATTACCTTGTTTCCAGTCTGTTCTGAAATTTCTGCAGCAGTCTTTTCCAGAACATCAAGCtttcttaaaacaaaataagcaTCTTAGCATTTGCCACAAGATGTTCTTCTCCTACAATGAATTTGATATATTCTCCAGAATTGTTTGAGAATATTGCAAATGCAAACCCAAAGGAAATGTCTGTGATATTTCAGATTGAGATAGAGAACATTCAACTGAGCAAACAACTTGGTTTCTCTCTTATTCGTTGTGACTGTAATGATAACTACAATCAAGCAGTTATCTATGTGAATCACTACCTCAATGAAACAAAATGATAATTCACCATCAGCGATGAAAGCACTGATGCTGACCTGCTTGCAATGACGCACTCGGCACCTAAGCTTGACAGGGTAGTTGTCATTCCTCGGCCTAAACCAGTTCCCCCTCCTGTGATGAAAGCCACTTTATTTTTGAACGTCCCCGGGACCAGCATTGGCACTTCGGAAGGGGGAAAGAACACAGCTTGTGGAGGCGGAGAGTCCTTGCGCAGTGCATTAGTCCCATTACTGAAGGCCTGAAAGTGCCAAATATGCAATTAATATGAAATATGATTCTAGTGTCACAGATGACATAGTTAACCAGAGCAATAAAAAGACTGGAgtgaaaaataaatgaatacagATACGGCGAGTAGGTGAAAGGTTAGGTCAGCTTCCTACATGGACACACCTACCTTACCCTTTTCGTCTTTTTCGTTGCTGCGATCATGTACATTTAAATAATCACACAGAATAGTTAATCCACAAAACGGTGTGTTTGCAAATTATGCTAATAACGCTAACTAGCTGTATGGCATTTTCCCATGACCTCAATAATTTCAAGTGGCTAACAAGCTTCTCACAACTCTCAGTAACCACCAACACATGATGTTAAGGTGACATTACCAGTGACTGGTAGTCAACTTGTTCTTACTTAAACAAGAGTACTAAACTTTCAGATGCAAAGCAATCTTACCCGTAAAAGTGTGAATGTTTTGACTGGTAGACTTAGATCACGTTTGTACGCAGCTACTGCGTGCCCCAACAATGAACTTGCCATGTTTTCAAAGCTGAGCTGAGTGACCTTTCACCCAGTAAATTAAGAAACCTTAAACAAGGCAGACGAGTGGAACTACTGGACCATGATAATACAAAACATCAGAGACTAAATGAACATGTCACACTATTACTCTGCAACAGCACTGGACACAGCTAGTTCAATAGCAAAAGTTTCACCAAACATTAGGCTCATTCGACTTCATGCAACCCTGCGCGGGCCTGGCCGAACGTGACATGCTGGACTTTTGCACGATAACTAGTTCATTTCGTTGAGCATGCATCACGTTCAACCATATCTGCGCAGCGCTGCATGAAATCGAATGAGCCTATTGTGCCACTGCGGCTTTAAAACGCCGCAACTATTACAAGATATGTACGGGGGAACATGGTTCGTAGGATTCATTATCCAACATATTTGTTTTAGTTTTATCAACTTGTACACTTCTTTTGATATCAGCCATTAATATACCATTCTAAAGAATTACTTGATCCTGGTTTATATGTGATTGCAGCAACGTTGATTTTTTAGCACACTATCAACCACCCCCGTTTCATCAATCTATGATCACGCACGCCGTGGTCCGACGCTCAGGCGATGATACCGTAAAAACACATATGCAAGGAACTCAAGATAATATTCAACGATTATCCGGGAGTTTCATACATTTATATAATCATCTGCTGCGAAAATGTTATGCTGAattaaatattctatcagtgttaGAACAGATAGTGATGTAAATGAATCCCTTACTTTAAAAAGTGCGTAGTTTTACATATTTTGTTTTGCGCGGTCTTTTCATAATTTAAGGTAAACATGACAGTGGTGTCATTCATCGTAGGCTATGTCAGTGAACATGCGGAAAAATAGTGCAACGAACTCTGACTACCAAGCAAGTAGTGATGTCCACTACAAACCCCCCAATAATACTGATATTTAGTGGTAAACGCAAATCAGGGAAGGATTATGTAACCGACTTAATTCATAAAAGGTGAGTTCAGTTCTTATTTGTCCCCTAGCCTTTACAGTGCTTGATCTTGTCAACCTGTCAGCTCAAATGACATTTTTCTGGACTAACGTTAACCATAGCTTTATTCTGCCAGAACAGTAAGATAATGTAATGTCTCAAATTGTTTCAAACGTATGTTGAAGAAATGTAAAGTACAAATGCACTATATTTGAAACTAGGTAACGACAGACATTCATTCACAGCAGTTGAAGTTTCAGAAATCAACGGTTGTTGGCTTAAGCGTTTTGAGAACTACACAAGTTATTTCAAAGCTACGTTTAACTTAATTTCCTTTAAAACAGGCTGGGAGATGATACATGCTGCATCCTGCGTCTGTCTGGGCCCCTGAAAGAACAGTATGCAAAGGTGAGTTAAAAGATCACCTAATACAAGCCAAATTACTAGTTTCATCATTGAACAATGTTTATGTGAATTAAGGGGTGGCCATGATTCTGCTGTTGGTTCAAGTATTGTAGTCTTattttatgtttgaaatgttttcATAACTGACCCTTtcaatgtgaaatgaaaatgacccATTATGAATGTGGAGATTGGGAAGTAGGACATTGTATGTAAATGGGCATATAGCACAGATTGTCAGTCAGAGTATGTTCTAAAAAACACACTAGGAATTAGATCAAGTACACGAAGATAGTGCTCTATGGTTAGAAAAGTAGTAGTTCCTGGAGATTCCTGAGTCATGTAATTTTAGCTATTTGAGCCACTCTTTTGATTGTTCGTGTATTAGGAGCATGGTCTTGACTTCAGTAAGTTGCTGGGAGCGGGCCAGTATAAGGAGCGATACAGAGCCGACATGATCCAGTggggagagaggatgagggagCAGGATCCTGGGTTCTTCTGCCGGCTGGCCATCAGAGAGGCAAAACAGCCAGTTTGGGTAAAACGAGGAAGATGATTTTGTCTTTTCCGTCATccctacatgtacagtatgatcTCATTTTTGTTGTTGGCAAAAATGTTCTCTACTTATGTTCAGTCTTTGTGAACCTCAATACTGCACTACTAATAAAACAACATAAATTATATAATGAGGCCTTGTTTTGTTATTAGAAGGGGCTTTAAGGTTGGTTTATTGTAGCTGAAAGTTGCTGTAAAACTTCAGTAACAGTGGGATTAAGAGAGTAATGTGAAACCTCTTTATGTTGTTGTGTTAAGACAATActttagaaaagaaaaaacattcaaGAGATACTTGAAGAGTCTACCTTAATCACACCTGTCTGCTCCGCTCTCCAGATCATCAGTGATGCTCGGCGCATGTCGGACCTGCAGTGGTTCTGGAGGGAGTTTCCTCAGCAGTGTTGCTGTGTGCGCGTAGAGGCCTCGGAGCAGATCAGATTACAGAGAGGATGGAAGTTCACTCCAGGTGATCTAATCCCAACCAAGTGCATTTGAGATATCAATGGATATTTTTTCTTATATTGTATCTAAAGGGAGCGGTGGTGGTTCAGGCGGTAGAGGAGTCTTTCAGTAATTGGAAGGTTGCTGGTTTGAGCCCCACCTCTCCTG is a genomic window of Alosa sapidissima isolate fAloSap1 chromosome 10, fAloSap1.pri, whole genome shotgun sequence containing:
- the decr1 gene encoding 2,4-dienoyl-CoA reductase, mitochondrial, with the protein product MASSLLGHAVAAYKRDLSLPVKTFTLLRAFSNGTNALRKDSPPPQAVFFPPSEVPMLVPGTFKNKVAFITGGGTGLGRGMTTTLSSLGAECVIASRKLDVLEKTAAEISEQTGNKVHALKCDVRDPASIEAAVTKLISDVGLPDVVINNAAGNFVSPSEKLSANAWRTITDIVLNGTAFVTLEIGKRLIKAEKGAAFLAITTIYAESGSGFVVPSASAKAGVEAMCKSLAAEWGRYGMRFNVIQPGPIRTKGAFSRLDPTGMFEKSMIGRIPTGRLGTPGEIANLAAYLCSDYASWISGAVIRMDGGEYVSMAGEFNELRRVTQEQWSMLETMIRSTKGS
- the pmvk gene encoding phosphomevalonate kinase, which produces MSTTNPPIILIFSGKRKSGKDYVTDLIHKRLGDDTCCILRLSGPLKEQYAKEHGLDFSKLLGAGQYKERYRADMIQWGERMREQDPGFFCRLAIREAKQPVWIISDARRMSDLQWFWREFPQQCCCVRVEASEQIRLQRGWKFTPGIDDAESECGLDQGVQFDWIINNNGDAVLLEEQLKELFVLAKEKSAHNNGQQSINS